One stretch of Acropora muricata isolate sample 2 chromosome 12, ASM3666990v1, whole genome shotgun sequence DNA includes these proteins:
- the LOC136893642 gene encoding EGF and laminin G domain-containing protein-like, with translation MFKYKESLRLLQTLHELQRPTFAINDINGEVQDLSKLAGEAEFVKSGCGAACENNSCKNHAKCLDNYNVYLCDCSKTPYYGCFCHKENGASFNDPGSHLVDEYPSSLNVFRFDIVVGFKLGEGKPCSGDIIRLDSSDKSQFYRLSLTNRKLQFDFKGPRGQGSITIDPPSVGDFCRDVHTFALSRRYKVVNYTINGVKKPKEEIERLDGLFTSMKKVTIGKEGDGGFKGCITGLKVTREAVGRKPETVEPIKEYLYDGKKTGGVKDVSQATCGLEPKVPEIPTPRPICEETDVPVTTKSSASQLSVIVIIYLTSIYFTVTISCFQYAC, from the exons ATGTTCAAGTACAAGGAAAGCTTACGTCTATTACAAACGTTGCATGAACTCCAACGGCCAACGTTTGCAATAAAC GACATAAATGGTGAAGTTCAGGACTTAAGTAAGCTGGCTGGTGAGGCAGAGTTTGTGAAAAGTGGATGCGGCGCTGCCTGTGAGAATAATTCTTGCAAGAATCATGCAAAATGTCTTGATAACTACAATGTGTACCTCTGTGATTGCAGCAAGACTCCATATTATGGCTGCTTTTGCCACAAAG AGAATGGTGCATCGTTCAACGATCCAGGCAGTCATTTGGTCGACGAGTACCCCTCTTCTTTAAATGTTTTCAGATTTGATATTGTGGTTGGGTTCAAGCTGGGAGAAGGAAAGCCATGCAGCGGTGACATAATACGACTTGACAGCAGTGATAAGTCACAATTCTACCGCCTCTCTCTCACTAACAGGAAACTTCAGTTTGACTTTAAGGGTCCTAGAGGTCAAGGATCTATTACAATTGATCCGCCCTCAGTTGGAGATTTTTGTAGAGATGTTCACACATTTGCTTTAAGTCGGCGATACAAGGTTGTGAACTACACTATTAATGGAGTTAAGAAACCAAAGGAAGAGATCGAGAGACTGGACGGGCTTTTCACGTCAATGAAGAAGGTAACAATTGGTAAGGAAGGTGATGGCGGCTTCAAGGGTTGTATAACTGGGCTAAAGGTCACACGAGAAGCGGTTGGGCGAAAACCAGAAACAGTTGAACCCATCAAGGAATATCTTTATGATGGCAAGAAGACGGGTGGTGTTAAAGACGTTTCGCAGGCGACGTGTGGTCTAGAGCCCAAAGTACCCGAGATCCCCACACCACGCCCTATCTGCGAAGAAACGGATGTCCCAGTAACAACGAAGTCGTCGGCATCACAATTATCCGTCATTGTTATCATTTACCTCACCAGTATTTATTTTACTGTTACTATCAGTTGCTTTCAATACGCTTGTTAG